Genomic DNA from Flavobacterium sp. N502540:
AAAATAGTAGTAAAACAACTTTACCTACATTTTTTAACGCATAGAAACAGGATTTACGTGACGTATCAAAAACGTTTCACCCGGAATAAAAGACAAAAAACGATGAGATAGAAATGGGGTTCTCTTTAGTTTCCTTTTAGTTTCAAAAAATCGATGTTTCTATGTGGTTAAATAAACGAACAAGACGATAACAAATTAAAATTACTAATCACCAAAAACAAACAAAAAATGTCAATTAACTTATTTGATTTAACGGGAAAAACAGCACTCATTACAGGAGGCGTTCATGGTTTAGGAATGGCAATGGCCAAAGGACTGGGACATGCAGGAGCAAAAATTGTAGTAAACGATCATTCCTCACAAGAAGCTGTTGATCATGCAATTACTGAATACAAATCAGAAGGAATTGAGGCTTTCGGATACCTGTTTGATGTAACAGACGAAGCTGCTGTAATTGCAGCCATCAGTAAAATTGAGGCCGAAGTGGGACCAATCGATATTTTAATCAACAATGCCGGAATTATCAAAAGAACCCCAATTATAGAAATGGAAGTTGCCGATTTTGAAGCGGTAGTGAAAGTAGATCTGACCGGTCCTTTTATTGTATCTAAAAATGTAGCAAAAGGAATGATTGCCCGTGGAGGAGGAAAAATCATCAACATGTGTTCAATGATGAGCGAACTGGGAAGAGACTCTGTAAGCGCTTACGCTTCTGCAAAAGGCG
This window encodes:
- a CDS encoding gluconate 5-dehydrogenase; protein product: MSINLFDLTGKTALITGGVHGLGMAMAKGLGHAGAKIVVNDHSSQEAVDHAITEYKSEGIEAFGYLFDVTDEAAVIAAISKIEAEVGPIDILINNAGIIKRTPIIEMEVADFEAVVKVDLTGPFIVSKNVAKGMIARGGGKIINMCSMMSELGRDSVSAYASAKGGLKMLTKNMATEWAKFNIQTNGIGPGYFATSQTAPIRVNGHPFNEFIMGRTPAGRWGDPDDLQGAAIFLSSKASDFVNGHIVYVDGGILATIGKPSNED